The following nucleotide sequence is from Nitrososphaerota archaeon.
GGGCTTGAAAAGTACCGCGCCACCTCGCCGATGATGCTCAGCGGAGGGGAGAAGAAGCGGCTCTGCCTCGCCTTTGTCTTAGCGTGGGATCCTGATGTTCTGATTCTCGACGAGCCGACTGTTGGTCAAGACTATATTCAGAAGGAGCGGCTGCTGCACACAATTCAGATGCTTATCAGCCAAGGAAAGACGGTTGTAATCGTGTCTCACGATATTGAGTTCATCTGGCCTCTTCAGCCGCGAACAGTTGTAATGGCTGGAGGACGAGTTTTGGCTGACGGGCCCGCTAAAGAAATTTTCCGCGACGACGCTCTTCTAAAGAAGGCTAGGTTGTTGAAGCCGCAGCTGCTAGATCTGTCTGAGCGGCTTGGGATTGAGGCTGGCGCCTTCTCAGACGTTCACGAGGCGAAGCGGTGGTTGATGCATCATTTAGGGAGGGTTTAGGCTAATGCAGTGGATCGCGCAGGGCTTCATCTTCAGACGTGTTTCATCCCCGTTCCACAGGCTGGATCCACGGGTTAAGCTCCTCATCTCAATCGAGCTTTTTGCACTGGCTCTTCTAGTCTCCTCCCCAACCCAGGTGGTTATAGCTATAGTCGGGGTTTTTTCTCTGGCCGGCGTAGCTAAGATTTTGCGGCGAATGAGCCGTACCCTCACTTACACCCTGATTTTCGCCGTGATGATTTTTGCCATCAACCTTGTTGTAGGTTATCCGCTGATCGAGTCGCTTGTCATCGCCACGAGGTTCATTGCTATTGTAGGCGCTACCTCGGTGTTCTTCCTCACTACGCCCCCTGATGAGCTGGAGCTTGTGATGAGGTGGTTTCGCATTCCTAGAGATGTTGTCTTCGCATTTGTCACTGCGGTCAGGTTTGTTCCGGTATTGATGCTTGATGCTCTTCAGATTATGGATGCTCAAAAGTCACGGGGTCTTGAGCTGCAGAAAGGGAACATCATCTCTAGGCTGAGACGGTTCATTCCCATCCTCATTCCATTGGTCGTGGATGCTGTGATAAGAAGCGGCGAGCTTGCGGAGGCGATGGAGTCACGGGCCTATGGTGCCGTCAAGAGGCCAACCACTCTCTATATTTTGTCGATGAGTTCAGTGGATACTGTGGTTGCCGCCTCAAGTGTTATGCTGACCGGTCTAACTGTTTACCTCTTCCTGACCCTGCTTTAACGGGTACACTGACGCGTTGTTGGATTGGCCTCTACGGTTCTCTTCGCTCCACTAATCCAGTGGTTGTTGTTTATTCTTTGAGGACTTCGTCTCGTTCATGTGTTTTGGCGATTATGCCGCCTTCGATTCCTCTATGGGAGCCTATGGCTGAAAGCAGTGTTTCTTGGAATAGGTAGCTGTAGAACTCGAATTCGCCTCCTCCGTAGAACGAGGGTCGTTCGTTGAGCTGTGCTTCAAGATAGCTCCAACCTTTTCTCTTCTCCATTCCGCCTGGGAGAAGTACGATTAGATCTGAGTTTTTGGCGAGGTCGGACTCTGTGTAGGATGATATTGCAATTACTTTGGCGCCGATTTTACGGGCCTTCCTCGCGACCTCTACGACTTCGGATGTGTCTCCGGAACCGGATAAGAGGAAGACTAGGTCGTTGTTGGCGATGACCTTCTTGATTACGTCGCCTAGGAAAAACACCGGTTTAAAGTCGAAGTGGCTTAAGCGGAGTGAGAAGCAGACAGCGATAGCTCCTGAACGCCCCTTACCGTACACATGTATGGCTGAGCAGTTCTCTATCATGTCGTAGATTGTATCGATCTTGTCTCGTTGTGTCTCCATTATGCTCGGAAAGTTCTTCGAGAACTGAGTCATCACATTAGCGCAGTCAAGCATATCCTCAGAGAACCTGTGTTCTTTCACGTATATCCTTCCCAGACCGACCTGTCCAGACGATGCTTTTAATTTTTACCTCTTCAATAGAAGTTATCTGGTTAATCCTACAAACAAAGTATCTATGGCTGCTGCTTCCGTCGCACAGCCGGAACGGATCACTTTACACGAATCTGTTTAAGACTGCAGATATTTTCCAAAGTAGCAACAAGTGCAGCAGTAATATCCAGGTCATTACCTGTGGAAAAGTGCACTGATAGGTGTTTACCTCCTCATTCAATTTTTTGCTGTATTGCTACTTTTTTCTAAATTTGTTTACTTGTCTGATGTATTTTTTACAGAATCGGATTCATACTCATCTGTTCATTCAGCTCCAGTTCAGTACCTTGTTTATAGATTGAGCTGAAAATATGCATAATAATAAGTCTTTATGCAGAACATTTAACTTATTCTTAGTGCAATTAACTCTTTCGAATGTATATGTTGAATTCTAACTTATACAGAATGTCAGTAATGACTATTCTAGCAATACTATCACTCGGCACATTCACACCCACACCAGCATTAGCAGCACCCGCTGGAGATAACGGCAAGGACTGGATGAGTCCTAACGGAAACACCTGGGCATGGAACTACAGCCCGCAAGATCAAATCAACAAGAACAACGCGCAGAACCTAGAGGTAAAATGGATCTTCCCAATAGGAAGCGCTTCTCAAGTACCTACTGCCCTGCGTGGGCTTGTGTCTGATGAAGGTGCAACAGCTCCGCCAATAGTGCGCAACGGCATGGTCTATATCCTAACACCATACAAAGCACTGATCGCCGTAGATGCGAAGACAGGCAAACAGGCTTGGTCTTTCCAATACACGATCGACATAGATGCCGCTAAGAAGCGGATACCCGTTGACATCTCATTCTTGAGACACTCACACGGCTTCAAGTAATGGGAATCTGGAGATGCAGTTATCGATCTAGGTCTGGCCTGCGACATCTATGCGGTCGACGCAAAAACCGGCAAGGAAAAGTTCAGGATCAATGACCTATGCAAGGATATACCTGGCAACCTTTATCCATATCAGTCCTATTTCCTCAACAGAGCCTCTGCAGGAATCGGCACCTATGAGAAAGGAAAACAGTTCATTGTGGTTCTCCCAGGCAGAGTTCACAGTAGCATAGCTCAGGTCATCAACGGAGACGCCCGCCATGTCACGATTGGCATAGACATGAACACCAAACAGATTCTATGGCGTGTCTTCAGCTTCCCACCTCAAGACAAGCCCACTAAAGACTGGGCGTTACAAGAGTGCAGCACAGGTTTCTTCAGAGACACTCCATGCAGCGAAGTGGCACAAGTAAATCAGAAGGGACTTGAGTGGGATTGGGCATTACCAGATAAGCCGCCGATAAAATACGCTGGCGTAACCTCAAACTGGGGTCAACCGGTCATTGACGAAGACACAGGCATCCTCTACACGCAAACAGGAAACCAAGGGCCTTACTCTAATCTCACCTTAAGCCCTGGCCCAAGACTCTACGGAAGCACCATCATGGCCATAGACATGAATTCAGGCAAACGCATATGGTGGCTACAACCCTTCCCGCACGATCCATACGACTATGACTGCAACTGGGGAGGCATACTAGCTGAAACCAAGTCAATCGGTAAGGTCTACATGAAGGGATGCAAAGAAGGCGTATTCTACGTGATGGATGCAGCTACAGGCAAACCGAAGTACACGGTGGATGTAAGAAAAGATCAGCTAGCGAGAGGACAGATATCCTCACTAAGCATCCAAGCCTATGCGCCGGATCCTAAGAGCTACCACGACATGAGAGAATACAACTGGATCAGCTACCCAGCTGCAAAGCCGGGTGATAAAGGAGAACACTTCACACTGCCCGCCCCGGTCTATCCTGCCTGGATGAACGGAATCTTCCAGACAGATATGTCCTTCGACCCTGATGGGCAAAGAATCATTCTCTACGAAGGTGCTCTGCAAACAACAGTGCTTCAGGAATACACTTGGGAGGCAGGAGGAAACCTCTTCTCAACCAAAGATAATCCTGTGACAAACACTTCAATCGTAGCGAGAGACCTATCTACAGGTAAAGTGGTGTGGTCATGGTTCTACAAGTACAGTCAACAACGAGCAGCCATGGCGGTTTCAGGCGGAATGGTCTTCACAGGCTTCACAGACAACTATCTTCGCTTCTTCGATAAAGACACCGGCAAACTGCTACATGAAATGGCAATCGGAGCACCAACCGTCGTCGGCGTCACAATAGGTAAGGATGCAGATCAGAACTCAAAGATATTCATCATTGCCGGGAAAACAGGAATATTCGGAGCTGGAATGGCAGGCCAAGCCAGTGTCCCTGGCACGCTAATTGCCATCGGGCTTTCAGACAAATCTGCCGGCGCAGTCCAGACAACCACAGTCACAACCACAGCTGCTGCAACCACTATAACATCCACAGCTACAACCACAACAACATCAATATCAACCTCAGTATCCACGTCAATAACCACTTCAGCCACAACTCAAACGGTCACAACCACATCAGCCACAACAGCAACCACAACCCTAGCGCCTCAAACACAGACCACCACCGTCACCTCAAGTGCACCAGCTCAAACCACTACGGTAGTCTCGTCGGTCACTCAGACCACAGGGTTGCCTTCAGAGGTAACTTATGCAGCGATCGGAGTCGCGGTAGTAGCTCTGATAGCAGCTGCGGTACTTGCAATGAGAAAGAGGGCCTAGAAAGGCTCCTCTCCCCTATTTTTTCTCAAGTTACTTTCTGGGCGTTTCTTTGTTGAGCCAAGGTAGGTCCAGCGGGGCTTGGAAGGATGTGGTGGTTTCGCCTTCTAGGGATTTCAGGACCTCTTCGTAAAGGGCTTTGACTCTTTTCTTTCGCGCGGCTTTTGAGAGTTTTTTCACGATGAATTTCGGGGTGCTTGATCCTATGTGACCGAATTTTGGCTGCCGGTTTACCGCTAGTTCTCCGTGTTCGTCTAGTCCTTCTGCTTCGATACCGTCGATGCGTACAGGAAGTTTTACGTGGGGTATGGTTTCTCGGGCTAGGTGGGTTACGAGGAGGAGTAGGCTGCTGCTTGTGGCTGACCGGTTCATTATGGTGGCGATTATTCTTCCTGCTGCGCCTGGCTCGGTTAAGGCTTCGAACTCGTCCATTAGGATGAGTTTTCGCTGCCGGTCTGCGAACACTGGGATTAGTGAGCTCAGGGCCTGTTCGAGGCTTCCTATTTTCTTGGTCATTCTTCGTCTGAACAGGTATATCGGCATCGGGGTTGCCTCTGCTTTTTCGCTGGGGACTGGTAGTGCTAGGAGAGTTAGGATGTGGATGGTGGCTAGGGTTGTGAGGAGCGTGGTTTTTCCTCCGCTGTTTGCACCGGTGAGCATCGAGACATTCTGGGGAGGCGCTGCTGCTTCTATGATCTGGGTTTTTCCGAGGCTGAAGCTGACCGGCTGCACCTTCCTGATTCTTCCTTCCGAATGTTCCTTCAACAGGAACAGGTTTTGGCCGTTGATGAAGCCGGTGCCTTCGCCTCCAATCTCCGGTATCGTTAACGAGTACTTCTCCATCATCGAGGCTACTGCCAAGGATTTGTCGAAAAGGATGAGTTTCTCCACAGCCTCTTCGACTAGGCTCATATGACCTTTCAGAACTGTCTCGACCTTAGTTGTCTTAGCAGCCTGCTCCTCAACCTGTCTCTCCCTCCATTGCTTGACGGTTCTGTTGACGCCGACTCGGTCAAACTCGAACGGTACCGACAGTCTTTCAAGAGCCGCCTCTCTAAGACTGGCCTCCTCCTTCCAGTCCATTTTCAGCGTAGACACGATCTCGGCGACGTTGTTCTCTACGATTTGACGCGCCCTCTCCTCGTCTATGCCCCGGCCATTCCGTAGATCTTCGTTGATTAGAACCTCAGCGTCGGAGATGATTGCTTCAGCATCCAATATCTCGGAGCCTTCAATCTCCTTCAGTGTTTTTATGATCTGGTCTAGACTTTTTCTGTCGATGTTGTTGAAGAAGGCTGATGTTAGAGGTTGTTCGTCGCTGCATATCTGTATGAGGTCTCGGACTGCGGTGATAATGGGTGCGCGTGAAGTGTAGAACCGTATAGTTTCAGAGGCTGGTTCAGCTGTTTTCTTCGTTGTTGCTGTTGTGGTGAGTTTCGGGTCTGTTGTTTTGAGGATTTTTTTGGCTTCGTCGAGTTTTCCATCCTTCTTTAACTGTTCAAAGATACGGTATCCGTTTCTGCAGTCTTCTAATCCGTTGCGGATAGCTTCTTTGTCTAGTGTTGGTGTTAGTGAAAGTATTCGGTTCTTGCCGTTTCTCGATGATGCCTCTGCTGCGAAGAGGGTTAAGAGGTCCTGCTTCAAACGCTTTGAATCAATTGTGGGAAGAATCCTTCGCTCCTTAACACCTGATTTAGTTTCGTTGAACACTTGAATGAGTCGCGCAGCCTTCTTGCGAGAAACACCGATAGCTGTGGCCAAACCGTCAACGTCGCATACCCTTATCTTACTCAGAATATCCCTAGCCTGCTCCTCAGACGAAACCTGTAGCTCTACATCAATCTGCCTAGCAAGGCCAAACAGATCCTGACTAATCAACCGTGTAACCGGACGGAAGGGTCAACCAGCCTTAGTTAAAGATTCGATCAACATCTTGCCCATTAATGCAACTTACTATCTCCCCTTGAGTCTTCAATGAATGCTTTGTTTCTGCTACTTGAAACAGATGGCCAGCCTGCAATGCTTCGAGGTGCACGCACGCGTGCTAAAAATACTGGGGAGGGGCTCTAAATACTGTTGAAAGCAGCATGAGAATCTAAGTGCTGTTCTATGGGATGTGCTTGAATCAAGGCTTAGGCCATACAATGCTTGTTGAAAGCGTTGTTTCTGTTTGCTAGATTATCCCCCAGTGATTTTGGTTGAAAGTATGTTAGAGTTGCTTGTAGTGCTGCTTAGAATTGTGGAGTATGTATTGCAGTTTTGTTTGCTTTTGGCGGATTGGCTGTAGCGTCGTTGTTGGGTAGGTCGAGTTGACGAGTCGTTGTCGGGGAAGGAGGGGTACGAGTTATTAGTTTCTTGTGGGATAGAATCTTCGGCTGCTTATCTATGGAAAGTTCTGCTGTTATGAGTAACTCTGAGGTTGCTGAGGTTTTTATGGATATTGCAGTTTTGCTGGATATGGATGATGTTAAGTTTAAGCCGCGTGCGTATGAGAATGCTGCTCGCGCTATTGAGTCGCTTGACCGAGATTTGGCTGAGATTTATGTGGAGGGCGGGTTGGATGCGCTTATGGAGATTCCCGGGGTTGGGGAGTCAATTGCGAAGAAGATTGAGGAGCTGCTGAAAACTGGGCATCTCAAGTATTACGAGTATCTTAGGCGGCAGGTCCCAGTTAACATTGAGTCTTTGACCTCGGTTGAAGGGCTTGGTCCTAAGACGATTAAAGAGCTTTACCAGCGGCTCGGAGTTAAGACACTGGAGGATTTGGAGGCAGCTGCTAGGAGCGGGCGGATAAGGGGTATCCCAGGCTTCGGTGTGAAGCGTGAAGCGAACATTTTACGATCAATCGACGCGTTGAAGAGTAGCCGCGGCCGCTTTCTGCTAGGTGATGCTCTGCCAGTCATCAAATCTATTTTGAATCGGTTCAAGAATATGGAGGCGGTTAAGGCGATTGAGGTCAGCGGATCAGTTAGGCGTTGGAAGGAGACAGTTGGTGACGCCGATTTTCTGGTGATATCAGATCAACCTGCGAATATTATGGACGCCTTTGTTTCGCTTCCTCAGGTGGCCAGTATTCACAGCCACGGGATCACCAGATCCTCTGTAAGGTTGAAGTCGAACATGAATGCGGATGTTCGCGTGATTCCTGAGCAGAGCTTCGGTGCTGCACTGCAGTACTTCACGGGAAGCAAACCTCACAACATTGCGTTGAGACGAATTGCTATTGCTAGAGGTCGGAAGCTGAGCGAATATGGGCTGTTCGAAGGCAGGGAGCAGATTGCCGGGGCAACCGAGGAGGATGTTTACGGGAAGCTTGGGTTGCAGTGGATACCTCCAGAACTCAGGGAAAACAAAGGGGAGATTGAGGCGGCGCAGCAAGGCAAGCTTCCCAACCTAGTCAAGTATAGTGATGTGAAAGGTGACCTACAGGTCCACACATCATGGACTGATGGAATGAACTCGATAGAAGATATGGCGAATGAGGCTCTTAAAACTGATTTGGAGTACATAGCGATAACTGATCATACTAAAGGTCTCACAGTGGTTCATGGGCTTGACGAGGCGCGGATTAGGGCACAGATGCGGGAGATAGACAAACTGAACCGGTCTTTATCCGGTATCCAGATTCTGAAAGGTTGTGAAGCGAATATACAGCGGGACGGCAGCCTAGATCTTGATGATTCGACGCTTGCTGATCTGGATGTTGTTGGCGCAGCTGTTCACAGCTACTGGACTCTTCCTGAATCTGAGCAGACTGAACGGCTGATCAAGGTTATGGAAAATGATAACGTCGATTTTATTATTCACCCAACTTCGCGTGAACTCGGGAAAAGACCAGCGATTCAGCTTGACTTCGACAGAATTATCCAAGCCGCTAAAGACACCGGCACCATTCTTGAGATTGATGCTTATCCTAACCGTCTCGATTTGAAGGACGACTATGTGCGTCGATGCGTTGAAGCCGGTGTCAAAATGTCAATTGACACAGACGCTCATGCACTGTGGCATCTCCACTTCCGAGAGTTTGGTGTAGCTGTAGCTAGGCGAGGCTGGGCGACGTCTGACGACATCGTTAACACTCATTCAGTCAAAGATATCCTAGACATGTTTAAGTAAGAAATCAGGAAATATAGAGTGATCTTTGCTTGACTATCTGCAAATCTGAAACTGGAACTCATGCCCTACTCGCTGGCTGCAGTCCACAGAATCTCTGAGGAGGACTGTTGT
It contains:
- the polX gene encoding DNA polymerase/3'-5' exonuclease PolX; protein product: MSNSEVAEVFMDIAVLLDMDDVKFKPRAYENAARAIESLDRDLAEIYVEGGLDALMEIPGVGESIAKKIEELLKTGHLKYYEYLRRQVPVNIESLTSVEGLGPKTIKELYQRLGVKTLEDLEAAARSGRIRGIPGFGVKREANILRSIDALKSSRGRFLLGDALPVIKSILNRFKNMEAVKAIEVSGSVRRWKETVGDADFLVISDQPANIMDAFVSLPQVASIHSHGITRSSVRLKSNMNADVRVIPEQSFGAALQYFTGSKPHNIALRRIAIARGRKLSEYGLFEGREQIAGATEEDVYGKLGLQWIPPELRENKGEIEAAQQGKLPNLVKYSDVKGDLQVHTSWTDGMNSIEDMANEALKTDLEYIAITDHTKGLTVVHGLDEARIRAQMREIDKLNRSLSGIQILKGCEANIQRDGSLDLDDSTLADLDVVGAAVHSYWTLPESEQTERLIKVMENDNVDFIIHPTSRELGKRPAIQLDFDRIIQAAKDTGTILEIDAYPNRLDLKDDYVRRCVEAGVKMSIDTDAHALWHLHFREFGVAVARRGWATSDDIVNTHSVKDILDMFK
- a CDS encoding energy-coupling factor transporter transmembrane protein EcfT, with product MQWIAQGFIFRRVSSPFHRLDPRVKLLISIELFALALLVSSPTQVVIAIVGVFSLAGVAKILRRMSRTLTYTLIFAVMIFAINLVVGYPLIESLVIATRFIAIVGATSVFFLTTPPDELELVMRWFRIPRDVVFAFVTAVRFVPVLMLDALQIMDAQKSRGLELQKGNIISRLRRFIPILIPLVVDAVIRSGELAEAMESRAYGAVKRPTTLYILSMSSVDTVVAASSVMLTGLTVYLFLTLL
- a CDS encoding energy-coupling factor ABC transporter ATP-binding protein, whose product is MIEFSSVEFQHPNGVLALKGVSLQIRTGEVTAIVGENGAGKTTLIKHTNGLLKPSRGTVKVFGVDTREESVARLSRQVGIVFQNPNHQLFSESVEKEITFALRNFGFGEDVVEKRLNWALNFFGLEKYRATSPMMLSGGEKKRLCLAFVLAWDPDVLILDEPTVGQDYIQKERLLHTIQMLISQGKTVVIVSHDIEFIWPLQPRTVVMAGGRVLADGPAKEIFRDDALLKKARLLKPQLLDLSERLGIEAGAFSDVHEAKRWLMHHLGRV
- a CDS encoding SIS domain-containing protein; this encodes MKEHRFSEDMLDCANVMTQFSKNFPSIMETQRDKIDTIYDMIENCSAIHVYGKGRSGAIAVCFSLRLSHFDFKPVFFLGDVIKKVIANNDLVFLLSGSGDTSEVVEVARKARKIGAKVIAISSYTESDLAKNSDLIVLLPGGMEKRKGWSYLEAQLNERPSFYGGGEFEFYSYLFQETLLSAIGSHRGIEGGIIAKTHERDEVLKE